A region from the Actinoplanes sp. OR16 genome encodes:
- a CDS encoding RHS repeat-associated core domain-containing protein, protein MRWFDGRVWVFDGTGRLLQADRLAFRYVQGRLVGVTGRGGRTVALEWSGDRVTAVGDVSFGYVDGVLVSAGDNRYEVDEHGRVVAVVDADGVVEARNSYDADGRVVEQESRFGRRTRYAYLPGRVTVVGDAGSEVTNTYVHDQRGRLLSVTDGHGARLSRTYDEWGNPVTVTDRRGAVTTLRWDSRGRLLRRAESGGGIFEYRYDEAGRVVEVSADGAVVRYRYSGEERTPVEVVDGEGGVARFAVQDGLVREVTDPDGVTLSFGFDDAGDLIAVTDALGNTARLRRDDEGRLVAAVTPLGRETRFRYDGSGRLVERQDPAGGVTTYEYSPGGRIVAVTDPSGARRETAYGPHGNAETTTDPLGHVTGLRWDDLGNLARMTAADGAKWDLTYDALSRLTATTDPSGATWLREYDAEGDLVAAIDPAGTRHSATVDVTGRITALGDGLTGSTFAYDRLGRTVAHLRPDGTAARAGYDRCGRRTFIEGPEGGPTRIEYTPAGRIRRLVSPAGRVTAFEHDSAGRVSARVDGAGRRTSYRYDADGAMIAAGLVRLRYDAAGRLTERDGIRYAYDAAGRVVAITDQEGGTRRFHRDQAGRVVAALDPLGNRTTYEYHPRGWLTRVTGPLGGSTSYRHDEAGRVVEVTDPLGRPTRFTYDPAGRLTSRSDATGRVVSWSYDASGRVATITAADGARITFRRDPLGRPVAVREADLELTLTWDRAGRLRERRRTITSSRGHDHATPDDQRGDDPSGRRGGLATVRRYGPDGERISLTLPDGSAITYRYDDGGLLSDMTAPLTGHLTVTRDALGRITAVEGADARRATWQRTADGRLGGYAFGDRAARLTRDAAGRIIGDGEHSYGYDAAGQLVAADGRTLDYDAEGRLVRDGGQRFTYDAAGQLTDSGYEYDESGRRLRDPSRSYEWDGFGRLKSITAGGRTISVRIDPLGELAEVDGSPIVWDGRPCLIGTTPVAAHGVPWQAGSEQLTPDWQGTVGEDRDEWGAPALTDPGLGFHGELEFAGLTWLRNRVYDPSSRAFLSPDPMPPVPGTPVAGNPYHYAGNDPVGHADPLGLRPISDSELGAYRDEMGSGAFEGAADWVGENWEYLAAGAMVVGGVALMFTGVGGPAGIALMAASGGLIAGGASAGVQKFTTGEVDWGQVGKDALVGALTGAAGAGTVAALGSTAKLAATNPFVRELALNSAESLVSGSVERGLTGGPVFSPKALAADLLTGGAVPAPGNKLGADVPSRMPEPPPRPPEVGVDANPLIRALDADEMQRLDTALAGRAPVVSPQAASEYLARGSQERFDEFLDQRGGRIGADAPESEAEALRERALEMKDQFGNSRRLKEKDSRVAASVMRDDIPLITADKKFIGFLRDFPYPVEPF, encoded by the coding sequence TTGCGGTGGTTCGACGGCCGGGTGTGGGTGTTCGACGGCACGGGGCGGCTGCTGCAGGCGGACCGGCTCGCGTTCCGTTATGTGCAGGGGCGGCTGGTCGGTGTCACCGGGCGTGGCGGCCGGACGGTCGCGCTGGAGTGGTCGGGGGACCGGGTCACCGCTGTCGGGGACGTCTCCTTCGGCTATGTGGACGGCGTTCTCGTCTCTGCGGGTGACAACCGTTATGAGGTCGACGAGCACGGCCGGGTTGTCGCCGTCGTCGACGCGGACGGTGTGGTCGAGGCTCGGAACAGCTACGACGCTGATGGGCGCGTGGTGGAGCAGGAGTCACGGTTCGGGCGGCGGACCCGCTATGCCTATCTGCCCGGCCGGGTCACGGTGGTCGGTGACGCCGGCAGCGAGGTGACGAACACCTACGTCCATGACCAGCGAGGACGACTGCTGTCGGTGACCGACGGTCACGGGGCGCGGCTGAGCCGTACCTATGACGAGTGGGGGAATCCGGTCACGGTGACCGATCGCCGAGGCGCGGTCACCACTCTCCGATGGGACTCACGCGGCCGCCTGCTGCGACGTGCCGAGTCCGGTGGCGGGATCTTCGAGTATCGCTACGACGAGGCGGGACGCGTCGTGGAGGTGTCGGCCGACGGCGCCGTTGTCCGATATCGATACTCGGGCGAGGAGCGGACCCCGGTCGAGGTCGTCGATGGTGAGGGCGGTGTCGCGCGGTTCGCCGTACAGGATGGCCTTGTTCGTGAAGTGACCGATCCTGACGGTGTCACCCTGTCCTTCGGGTTCGACGACGCCGGAGACCTGATCGCGGTCACTGATGCGCTCGGCAACACCGCACGGCTGCGACGCGACGACGAGGGAAGGCTGGTCGCGGCGGTCACGCCGCTGGGGCGGGAGACCCGTTTCCGGTACGACGGCAGCGGCCGCCTCGTCGAACGGCAGGATCCGGCCGGTGGGGTGACGACGTACGAATACTCGCCCGGCGGCCGCATCGTGGCCGTCACCGACCCGTCCGGCGCCCGCCGCGAGACCGCCTACGGCCCGCACGGGAACGCCGAGACGACCACCGATCCGCTCGGCCACGTCACCGGCCTGCGCTGGGACGACCTCGGCAATCTCGCTCGGATGACCGCTGCCGACGGCGCGAAGTGGGATCTGACCTACGACGCGCTCAGCCGGCTCACGGCGACGACCGATCCGTCCGGCGCGACGTGGCTGCGCGAGTACGACGCCGAGGGCGACCTGGTCGCCGCGATCGACCCGGCCGGCACCCGGCACAGCGCGACGGTCGACGTGACCGGCCGGATCACCGCCCTCGGCGACGGCCTGACCGGCAGCACCTTCGCCTACGACCGGCTCGGCCGCACCGTCGCCCACCTGCGGCCGGACGGCACGGCGGCCCGCGCCGGCTATGACCGCTGCGGCCGGCGCACCTTCATCGAGGGCCCCGAGGGCGGACCGACCCGGATCGAGTACACCCCTGCCGGCCGCATCCGCCGGCTCGTCTCGCCGGCAGGCCGTGTGACCGCTTTCGAACATGACTCGGCCGGCCGGGTCAGCGCTCGGGTCGACGGCGCCGGCCGCCGCACCTCCTACCGCTATGACGCCGACGGCGCGATGATCGCCGCCGGGCTGGTCCGTTTGCGTTACGACGCGGCGGGCAGACTCACCGAACGTGACGGCATCCGGTATGCCTATGACGCGGCCGGTCGTGTCGTGGCGATCACCGATCAGGAGGGCGGCACCCGCCGTTTCCACCGCGACCAGGCCGGCCGCGTCGTCGCCGCCCTGGACCCGCTCGGGAACCGCACCACCTACGAGTACCACCCGCGCGGCTGGCTGACCCGGGTGACCGGCCCGCTCGGCGGCTCCACGTCGTACCGTCACGACGAAGCCGGCCGGGTCGTCGAGGTGACCGATCCGCTGGGCCGCCCGACGCGGTTCACCTATGACCCCGCAGGCCGCCTGACCAGCCGGAGCGATGCCACGGGCCGTGTCGTGAGCTGGTCGTACGACGCCTCGGGCCGGGTAGCCACGATCACCGCCGCCGACGGCGCCCGGATCACCTTCCGTCGCGACCCTCTCGGCCGTCCGGTGGCGGTCCGCGAGGCCGACCTGGAGCTGACCCTCACCTGGGACCGGGCAGGCCGCCTGCGGGAACGCCGCCGGACCATCACCAGCAGCCGCGGTCACGACCACGCCACCCCGGACGACCAGCGCGGTGACGACCCGTCTGGGCGCCGTGGCGGACTGGCGACGGTCCGGCGGTACGGGCCGGACGGCGAGCGGATCTCCCTCACTCTGCCGGACGGCTCCGCGATCACCTACCGCTACGACGACGGTGGGCTGCTGTCCGATATGACAGCACCGCTGACCGGTCATCTCACTGTCACAAGAGACGCCCTGGGACGAATCACCGCAGTCGAAGGAGCCGACGCGCGCCGCGCCACCTGGCAGCGCACGGCCGACGGACGGCTCGGCGGCTACGCCTTCGGCGACCGGGCGGCGAGGCTCACCCGGGACGCGGCCGGGCGGATCATCGGGGACGGCGAGCACTCCTACGGGTACGACGCGGCCGGGCAGCTCGTCGCCGCCGACGGGCGGACCCTCGACTACGACGCCGAAGGCCGCCTGGTCCGCGACGGCGGACAGCGGTTCACCTATGACGCTGCGGGCCAGCTGACCGATTCCGGCTATGAGTACGACGAGTCCGGGCGTCGGCTACGGGACCCGTCCAGGTCGTACGAATGGGATGGTTTCGGAAGGCTGAAATCCATCACCGCCGGCGGCCGCACGATCAGCGTGCGCATCGATCCGCTGGGCGAACTGGCCGAGGTGGACGGCAGCCCGATCGTGTGGGACGGACGGCCCTGCCTGATCGGGACCACTCCGGTCGCCGCGCACGGAGTGCCCTGGCAGGCCGGATCCGAGCAGCTCACACCGGACTGGCAGGGAACCGTCGGTGAGGACCGCGACGAGTGGGGCGCGCCGGCCCTGACCGATCCTGGACTCGGATTCCACGGCGAGCTGGAGTTCGCCGGCCTGACCTGGCTGCGCAACCGTGTCTACGACCCGTCGTCGCGAGCGTTCCTCAGCCCCGACCCGATGCCTCCCGTCCCGGGGACCCCGGTAGCCGGAAACCCGTACCACTACGCCGGCAACGACCCCGTCGGCCACGCGGACCCCCTCGGACTGCGACCGATCTCGGACAGCGAACTGGGCGCCTACCGCGACGAGATGGGCAGCGGCGCCTTCGAGGGCGCGGCCGACTGGGTGGGGGAGAACTGGGAGTACCTGGCGGCCGGCGCGATGGTCGTCGGCGGCGTGGCCCTGATGTTCACCGGCGTCGGCGGGCCGGCCGGCATAGCCCTGATGGCGGCGTCCGGCGGCTTGATCGCGGGCGGCGCGAGCGCGGGCGTCCAGAAATTCACCACCGGCGAGGTCGACTGGGGCCAGGTGGGCAAGGACGCCCTGGTGGGAGCCCTGACCGGAGCAGCCGGCGCGGGCACCGTCGCGGCGCTGGGCAGCACCGCAAAACTGGCCGCGACCAACCCGTTCGTCCGCGAGCTGGCCCTCAACAGCGCCGAGTCCCTGGTCAGCGGCAGCGTCGAACGTGGCCTGACCGGGGGCCCTGTCTTCAGCCCGAAAGCCCTGGCCGCCGACCTGCTCACCGGTGGCGCGGTGCCCGCGCCCGGTAACAAGCTCGGCGCCGACGTGCCCTCCCGGATGCCCGAGCCGCCGCCGCGCCCGCCCGAGGTCGGCGTGGACGCGAATCCGCTGATCCGTGCGCTCGACGCCGACGAGATGCAGCGCCTCGACACCGCGCTGGCCGGCCGGGCCCCGGTAGTCTCACCGCAGGCCGCTTCCGAATATCTGGCTCGCGGATCCCAGGAACGCTTCGATGAGTTCCTCGACCAGCGCGGCGGCCGGATCGGCGCGGACGCACCCGAGTCCGAGGCGGAGGCGCTGCGGGAACGCGCCCTGGAGATGAAGGATCAGTTCGGTAACAGCAGGCGGCTGAAGGAGAAGGACTCGCG